The genomic interval ttttattgatattttgaccTTAATTAGCCATCCTTATTTTTGGGTAAACAATTAGCCATCCTTATGTCATAAAAAGGAGCTCAACTACAGTCCACCGGCCTTATTGGACAAATTGGGCTTTTATTGCTGTCTGATACATTTGTACATACGACGAGACAAATATACAAGAAGCTGATGCAGCCACGACCGAATAACAGAGCTAGCATTATATGAACGGATGCAGCCCATTAGGCCACGTATATGAAAGATAAGCACCACCCAAATTTACATGGCATCTATTAAAGCAACAACTTCACTCtaaaaccaaaacaaaatatcaaagaCGTAATCTCAATTTCACACTACATACAACTATTTCATCATCATATTTATACAACACACTCAATTATTCCCCTTCCATTTCCTTCGCAATTTTTTCTCTCTACACTTCCAACAAGCTAGTATACTATATAGTGCTTGTAATAGATAGAACATAGATATAGCAAATTAACCATGTCTTTCTCCACAACTTCATTGCTTTCTACAAATTTCTTAGGAAGAAGAAACATGGTGTTAGTTTCACCCCCGACCCCCAAAACAACCAAACCATCCATTTCACTACCAATTTTCTTCAAAACGCGATTCTCAAACTCTCAAAAATCAATTAACGATAATAATTCAGAACCACTCAAATCAGCTGCTGTATCAGCTCTTATCTTATCCTCAATGACTTTAAATATAACTCCGGTGGCTCTCGCCGCCGACAACATCACACCACCACCACCTCCGGTACTCGAAGCACAACCAAACAAACTAAACCCTTCAAATTCTTCTTCACCTTTCTCTCAAAACATTTCACTCACAGCACCAAAACCACAATCCTCTTCTGATCTACCCGACGGAAACCAATGGCGTTACAGCGAGTTTTTAAACGCAGTTAAAAAAGGTAAAGTTGAAAGAGTTCGGTTCAGTAAAGACGGTTCCGTCCTTCAACTAACCGCCGTTGACGGACGTCGAGCAAACGTTATCGTTCCAAACGACCCTGACCTAATCGACATTCTAGCGATGAACGGCGTTGATATTTCCGTTTCCGAAGGTGAATCAGGTAACGGTTTGTTCAATTTCGTTGGTAGTTTATTGTTACCGTTCCTCGCATTCGCTGGTTTGTTCTTGATATTTCGTCGAGCCCAAGGCGGACCCGGTGGGCCTGGTGGGCTTGGAGGGCCCATGGATTTCGGTAGATCTAAATCAAAATTTCAAGAGGTACCGGAGACGGGTGTAACTTTTGCTGACGTGGCCGGTGCTGATCAAGCGAAACTTGAATTACAAGAAGTTGTTGATTTTTTGAAGAATCCTGATAAGTACACTGCATTGGGTGCTAAGATTCCGAAAGGATGTCTTTTGGTGGGGCCACCGGGAACCGGAAAAACACTATTGGCACGGGCGGTAGCCGGTGAAGCCGGTACACCGTTCTTTTCGTGTGCGGCTTCGGAATTTGTGGAACTGTTTGTTGGTGTTGGTGCTTCTAGGGTTAGGGATTTGTTTGAGAAAGCGAAGTCGAAAGCGCCTTGTATTGTTTTCATTGATGAAATTGATGCTGTTGGGAGACAGAGAGGAGCTGGACTTGGTGGTGGGAATGACGAGAGGGAACAAACTATTAATCAGTTGTTGACGGAGATGGATGGATTTTCTGGTAATTCTGGTGTTATTGTTTTGGCTGCTACTAATAGACCTGATGTTCTTGATTCGGCGTTGCTTAGACCTGGAAGGTTTGATAGGCAAGTTACTGTCGATAGACCTGATGTTGCCGGTAGAGTTAAAATCCTTCAGGTGAATGCGCCCGAGCTCTTTAACTCTTTTTTGGATAGACAAATGTTTACTAAGTTAGTAGTTATGTTAGTTTTCATGGATTCCATTAACCTCCAGTTTAACACTCTTTTGGTGTCCGTTAGCTCACTAACCGAGCTACCTACTTGGGATGCCTTTTAACTATTTCTTGATAAGGATATTTTTTAGCAGAAGAAGATAATGATTCTAGTGTTTGCCTTGTTTTGCAGTAGAATTGTAAAAAATCACTGTTAAATGCAGCTTATGCAACCTTGAATGTGGTTCCAGATATATCGAAAACCACAATGTTGCAGTCTAAATTGCAATTGCAAACCTATTTTGAAAACAGCTGTTGACACGCCTCAACGTATGTTTCATTAGCGGCTAgtagttttagtttttatggTTTATTGTAGAGGAATGTGTGCACACACTTAGGGCTCCTGTAGATAACAAGTTAATTCAGATTGAGTCCCAGTCTATTTCTCAATGCTCTTTTTGCAATATTGAAGGTTTTATAATTCACTCTCACCACAATTCTTAAAATTGCACAGAGTTGTAGTTAAGTGCGGCTGAATCAATCTCAAATCTGGTTGCATGGTTGCAGTTATATCAAAAACCATAATGTTGCAGCTCAAATTGCAATTGCAAATCTTTTCTTAAAATCCCTGTTGACACACCTCAGAGTTTGTTTCATAGATGCCTAGTAGTTTAACTTTTCACGAGTTAAAGTCGAGAAATGTGTGCACACAGTTAGTACTCCTGTAGATTACAAGTTGATTCATATTGATTCTTGGTCTATTTCTCAACTCTCTTTTTGCAAATCTGAAAATTTAATTGGGTAGGTGGAATTGAAACTTTCTCAATGCTCTTTTTGTCTAGTTTTGGAAATATTGTGGTAATGGTAAGTTGATAACGTTGATAGTATCCAAGGTTTGTTTGCAAGTGTTTGAATTGATTATGTTATGTGCTACTCTGTCAGTGTCTAAATTATTTCGATTCTTTTTCTCTGTCAGGTGCATTCTAGAGGAAAAGCACTTGCAAAGGATGTTGACTTTGATAAAATTGCCAGGAGAACCCCAGGATTCACAGGGGCTGATCTGCAGAATCTGATGAATGAAGCAGCTATTCTTGCAGCCAGACGTGACCTCAAGGAAATAAGCAAAGATGAAATATCTGATGCGCTTGAAAGGATCATTGCTGGACCAGAAAAGAAAAATGCCGTTGTCTCAGACGAGAAGAAGAAATTAGTAGCCTATCATggtatgtttttttcttctatgtcTACTAGTAACCAAACTTTGGTGAGTGTTAATTCATTGTTGGATCCTCAATCACCATGCTTTTTCCTTGTTGATTTTCAGAGGCTGGCCATGCTTTAGTTGGTGCTTTGATGCCTGAATATGACCCTGTAGCCAAGATATCCATTATACCTCGTGGCCAAGCTGGTGGTCTCACCTTTTTCGCCCCCAGTGAAGAGAGGCTTGAGTCTGGATTGTACAGTAGAAGCTACTTGGAAAATCAGATGGCAGTTGCACTCGGTGGAAGGTCAGTGTACCATGCAATACACAGACATGCTTATTACCTTATTCGATTTTCGATCTTGATTTTTGCAAATTGCAAGTTACTCTTGCATCACAATTATGCACTACTTTAAATCGGTTGCTTGGCCTACTCCCGAGGGGATGTATAAGAACTGTTGTTTTAGTATTGGCTACTTCactatttgtatatttttaagGTATATTGTTATAGTCATAATATGGACTTCAGATGCAGGGACTTGTGTTTAGCTTTGAGCCTGTAAATATCATGCGATAAATTCCTTATCTCTCTGTATATGGTTAAACAGGGTTGCCGAAGAGGTCATTTTTGGCCAGGATAATGTCACCACTGGCGCCTCAAATGACTTCATGCAAGTTTCGCGAGTGGCGAGGCAGATGGTTGAGAGATTTGGGTTCAGCAAAAAAATTGGACAAGTTGCCATTGGCGGACCTGGTGGAAATCCATTCTTGGGACAACAGGTAGGCCTTGACCTGGCATAGGTTGACGAGGAATGGAACCTCCTCATTCttttaatattactttattactACAGTTTTGAGAATATTAATGTAACATAAAATTTGGTTTAAATATTCTCTTTGCAGATGGCAACGCAAAAGGATTATTCCATGGCAACTGCTGATGTAGTGGATGCTGAAGTTAGGGAACTGGTTGAGAAAGCCTATTCGAGGGCAACACAAATTATCAACACTCACATTGACATCCTTCACAAGCTTGCTCAACTTCTCATAGAGAAAGAAACTGTTGATGGTGAAGAGTTCATGAGTCTATTTATTGATGGAAAAGCAGAATTGTTTGTTGCATAAAGTTACACTAGTCATAGAATCATGTTTGTACTATAAGATACACTGAAACTTGTACACTGTAAGAATCAACTAAATATTTGTTCAAATTAAGGTAAATAATTTGCACATAAGCTTACGAAAAGAAAGGTTCTTCCGCCCAGCATGTTTCATCTTTAAATGAAACCAACTATGCTTAAACTGCATTATAGATAGCAAAGACTTCTCCGTGCATACCCAATTGGGCAAACCATGGTTCCAACATAAAAAAAACTGCATATTTAAATTGAATGAATAAATTCGAGCATGtacaatacaataaaatagaatttatgCTCTTTACATTTTAATCTCTCCTTGATGAGATTACTTAATTTCTTCACTCTACAACTGGGACAACTTTCAACTCTGATTCATCTAGTTTATCGCTAAGCTAATTCTTGAGCAGATCATCTTGCTAGCTTTGGTGTGGATGCTTACTTCTTAGTTGAATAGTTAGTTATATTCTCTTTCTTTAGTCATTTTAATTTAGAATCATTGTAGCGGCGTTTGCTTACCTCATGTTGTTGCTTAGTTTTTGTCAACCTATTTcaataattataacaataatttatgagaaaaataaaataacaatttattaattaccgtacattttattaattaaaaccGAATAATaactatatgttttttttacaagaataataattatatctgttgattttcttttaaaagGGTAACTTTTCTCTAAACAAAATGAAGTGTTGCTTTCTCACTCATCATTCctcttttcttttgttttctctACATACAATCATACGTGCATTAGTGCGCATTAGGCCCACAAATCATTCACCTCTCTAATGACACTCTATTGTAGGTTAAGCCAACATCTCGTTTGGGGATATCATGCAGGATAGGTAGTGGGGCTCATCTAGAAACAGTTGTCTGCAATTTATATCATAATGAAAAGATCCATAACAATATAGTTTTGCCTTAAAATACTTCAAATTATACTTTATTTCgaaaaataatatcttgagatcTCTGTAAAACTAGTTATTTTTGTTGGATTCTCCATCTTGCTTAATTTGTTGACAAAGTTCTTCATATAAGCTAGCAGTGGTGGCAGTGAACTTCTCCATGGCAAAAAGAATCTGTTTCAGACCTGATTGTAGGCTAATAGAATCAACTATATCATCATTTTGCAGAGCATCTGTCTCTTCTCTCAGTTGAGTTTTTGCAATTGGAGTCATCTTTCTCCCTCGAGCCTGCACCATTTTGTGCATCTTTTGCTCCTGCTTCACCAAAGTTTTCACTTTTCTCTCTAACTCCTCGTCCAATGTTGATTTTTGTTGAAGCTCTAAAATATTCTTTTCCAATAGTTCATTTACTATGTATATAAATCCACTTACTGCTTCAATTACATTCTTCTCTGAGATATTATCCAAAGCCTTCGACCATTTGTTACATATCACAAACACAGGTGGTGCATCAATCTTGTCAGGAGAAAAGGGAGCTGAATCATCAGATATTTCTTCAGGTTCATCATACATTAGACATCTTACTAGCCAACAATTCAGGGCTTTTACTTGGGATTTCTGGGCTTCAATCCAATCTAAGAAGCTTAAAATCCATTTCTGTAACTCAGATTTGAGTCTTATTGCTGCATCAATATTAGCATGGCAAGGCTTTGTGTGGAAAGAGGATGCATCTAAAGCTTTGATTTCAACAATTTCTTGATACTGGCGTCTGTAACATTCTTGCATATCTTTCCACATTCCTAGAAACCTTTCATCAACAAGCAGAGGGGGAAAAGGgttaaaaacaaagaatataaCAATGTGTTAGATGCATTAAAGGAAGGAAATATAGATGCATGAATGTTAAAATACAATCTTCAAAAGAAACTATATAAATTAATGAACTTTGAAATAAAGAATTTGTCACTCATTAGTTGTCCATTTTTCAATCATTTCATAAGTGGTAAATAATAGCAATACATTTATGATTAAAATCATAACCGCAATATGGACATTGAAATAATAGATTTTGATATTGTTGAAACTTGAAACTGCAATTGAGATCTCATTTAAGTGCAATTCTTAGCAGTATCAAGAATTGTGATGTAACCACAATTAGTATAGTGGCTATTATGTAAAACCTTTGACTATACCTACCAAGTATATCAACTAACAAAAGAAGTTCAAACAGTTTAACATGGATTTATTTACAAGAAACTTTAGTTATGACTTACATGAGAATAAACGTTTTAATCTGTGGCCACAGCTCCTCTTCCATCAACTTACTAATTGTATTAGATATCTTGTCAACAACTTGGATAGAAATTTTCATTTTCGTAACTAAAATACCGATGAAAGCTTGAACGGAATCAATTTTTTGTGCATCGGCCTCCTTTTTATTCATGCGTTTCAACTCCTTACACTTCTTCTGATGAAGTATGCGCAATTTTTCCTCAGCCTGAAATAAATAAGGCACATTAAGTATCTTCAACCACAAAAGGCAAATTTCTAGCCACTTATACATGGATGatcatcaaatcaaaattatgaCAATTAAACAATTACACAAACCAACCACTTTCcttgtgaaaattaattgaatttgtttgtgatcaataattataaaataataaaaccaaGATGGCTAGATGTGAGGCTCTCATTTTAGGTGCAACAAACAAGTAGTGCTCTCCCCAAGCTACACTGCAGATGCATAGTATACGCCCGAATAAAACCGTTTGACTGAAGCTGGCGTACCGCCACACAGAACGTGGGTGGACGAGTTCATTACTTCATAATCATATTACAGTGTGTAACATATCCTTTCATAAGAATAGATAAAGGTGTAAAGGGATCATATTAAGTGTTTGTAATAGAAAAAAATCCAAACCTATTAAAAATCGTTGAataatttggtttaatttttgcaaTATACTTTTAATGAAATCTAAactaaatcaaattaataaaaaaaaatattgatttcattCAGTTCAAAagaattgaaataattttttttcttcaaaaactgTAGTTTTTTCGTACAATTATAACaattatataaactaaaatcagaaaaataatatataatgattaaaattaataataaatacaaccattttttaatataacaccAAAAGTATAGTATAAAAGTTTGATCTGAATGTCTAttgatcaattttaaataatcttaaatcaaaatttatattaatagaaATCAAGTTTATTTGATATAGATAACTTGGAGAAATCCAAATAACCTCTATTGATTTTTATTCCATTTTCAAGTTAGTCAAGTCATTAGTTTAATTCTTACATCCTAATCCTAATTATAATGGAGATTTTCAGGTACTTTGTTATATGCACATTTTGTAGCATGATTCTATCGATAATTGTTCATAAATTaagaacaatttattttaataactatcacaaagaagaagaaaaaaaacctaaaaacatattaaaaaattatagaaatacaTACAATATTTTTCCTGAAACATaccaattttttaaagttattaatatattagatattatatgtaaaaattatcaataaaaatatattatacttaAATGTATACATTTCATTTCATAATTTTCTAAGTGTGAGAATCTGTTCACTAAGAGTAATTTTTACTTGAATAACTCcttttaataactttttgtagacgttatattttataaattcaacttcaaattaataatctttattgagtatataatatttttataaaattttaattgtattttataaaattaggaaaaggtacataatatttttattcgaAAGGTTTAATTATTCATTCATGATTTGCTCCTATTTAAGTTTTTACATAAACATAATAATTTACCCAAAAAGAAAACTACAACAAAAAACTACGGTCAATAAGTTCTACATGCTGTATATTTAGAGTCGGTTTAACATATTACGAGACATAAAACGAAACTATTAGTTACGgtcttttcaaaaattaataaataaattattaatatttatttaataattataaaaaatttaattaatagaattattgatattttcaaatatttttctctatattttttaaaaattaaaataaaacattttaaatgtTCTACATCAacattaaaagataaataatttaattgtactAAGAACagcattaaataatttaaaacaaaaatgttttattttatttaatttagagAAGCATAAAGCATTTACTTTaagatatttatattaaataaaaaaattaagactttttaataaaataaaaaaatttatttatagagaGACATATGTGAGacctttttataaaattacaaattttattttacagagacatattgtttaaataaaattaatacctTCACTTCATGATACAGCTTTTTCTCCCACAGACATAGCTTACTCAAAGTGGAGCACAGATTCGCGTAACCGAGACACTTGTCATCGTAAACTCCTTCACCCTCAAATCCCGTTTTCCGTCCAAGCGGTGATTCCACGCATATAACCGTCAATGGATTTAACGGACTTAACACATGCATAATCTTGCACGAAACTGGTcgcaaaattttcaattttattactcACTTTACTCAATTAATCGTAAACagaataaaattttagtgactaattaaaattttaaaattaaaatattcacaCCAAGCTTACCTGGATTGAGATCAATTTTCGGATGATAACGGAGTTTTCCAACGTCTAGCATTTCCAAAATCTCGCTCCCTGAATTTGAAGCTCTTTCAAACAGAATTTGAATCTCTTTCACAGCTTCAGTAAAATCTTTATCCGATTTCACTTGCACAGAGTCGCTACATTCCTCTGACTCCGTTACTTTTTTCTCGGAAATTGAACTTTCTTTCAAATCATCTTCCTTATTTTTcacttcttcattttcttcctcacTCAACTTACTTTCACCACCGTTGGATTTTAACGGTTCATCTACACCAACACTTTCACTTTTCGGAGTCACGTGACCGTTAACATTTCCGTTTTCTTTCCCAACCGTATCAATGTAACCGTCCGAACTGTACCGTACTTGAAATTTCTCGTACGGTTCGAAGAAGTTCAAGAAATCCCAAGCAGAGGTGCTCGGAGGAGGCGGCGATGGCGGTTTCAAATCGGAAAAGTTTCCGGCATTCACCGGCGTCGGAGAATAGGAATCATAAATAGGTTTCACATAGGTCATGAAAGTCACATTATCAGGAACAGAGGATAAAACGGTGTCGTGGTGAAGATAATCGTAGCGTCTATAGTTGTGACTGAATAATTGAGATTCTTTTTCTGCATCATCATCGGTTTCGGATTCAGAATGCAGGACTTTTGCATCTGAATCAGAAGATTCAGAAGAAGATAGCGAGCGAGGGGGTGCTGATTTTGAGAGTGGGTGTGTGATTTCGCTATTTGGGGAATTTTCTTCGCCGGGATAAtgttggaagaaaaaaatgagaGCAGGACCAAGTGTTCTGAGTGAATCCATGTGTGCCACGTGCGCATCGGCGAGAGTGTAGCTTTGAACGAGTGCTTCGTCCATGAATTTGCAACGGTCACGGCATAAAGCCACCGCCGGAAGCCGATCGAGTTTTGAAGTGTTGCAGCCCATTGGTGCTACTAACCGCAAACAAACGGTAAACCGCAACTTGCTTGTTTTTTCAAATTGGtgtttaaattgaaaaattaaaacggTAATCAGCAATTGTAATTTTGTAacgttttttttattaaatgaatgTAAGATTTGGAATTGGGGAATTTTGTTGGGAAAGTTTAGGGCATGAACTATGAAGTGTGTTtattggttaatttgatttatgGTAGTATTGAAGTGGCATTAAAATGCTAGTAATTGGTAGGAGTGGACCGCAGTTTGGAAGTGTAACCGTGATCATAAAGTGGCGGGTAGTGCCATACAACGTCTCtttctttgtattttttgagtttttatcTATGCAAAGTTGATCCCCATTATACCATTTATTGCATGCTTTAAGTCTTTAACTACAGGATCACCGGCTAAATGCAAATTCACTCGAATATTTGCATTTGAAGACAAAAAAgagtttaaagaaaaaaatattcatttgagTAAGGTGCCACTTGTCGGACACATGGCTTCCTTTATATATTAGAAAGAGCGAAAAGTGTTTCAATCCATGACAGGAAAAATCTTATAGTTCATGAAGCAAtgatttacatttatttttcttcaattatatacATATCTTTTTACCGTTAAATCAATTAACTGAAGTTGATCATTGTTGTATTTAACAATTGGGTTgtacaaaaaattaaacaaaagatttaagtaaaaaatattattttttaatattttaatatattaaatacacatcaattttctttttcttttgtatttctCAGCAAGTTCGTTGAGGGTACTTGTTAGCATTTCCTATAATAAGAGTTACAATTTCacataaattgaaaaaagaaaaataaaaaagataattgtgattttataaaattatttttatcaattattagtatttttttttatcataaactAATGTGTAGACAATACTTATTTGTCAGCTTTTCTCGATAAATTattgtgaaaaaataaaattatcaactaAAACTTTGTTtcgttttatatatttttaaaaatatgtagttaaataaataagtacaaattgtgtataaaataatttaaatgaagagaaaatttagaaagaaaaagacAGCACTAAAATATAGTATTCTTTATAGAATTCTTGAGATTTTTTCTTGTCTTTCTATGAGATGATTTTTATTgcactaaaatataatatcctTTTCAATATAGGACCTTTGATTTAGAGTCtccaattaaattaaattctgCAACAGAAAAAATCTATGTTAATATGACCAGTTACCATAATGGTATTTTGACGTTCAATCATCGACATTAAGAAAACAATATTTGTACAATCGATTGCTGTTTTAACAAAGCAGTAGTACCGTTAATTCTGTGCAACTTTCAAATTGACCATTAATACTAATGATTAACCGCCAAAAAGGTGAAGGCAAATAATACCTTAGCTTTTTGATCGATCATGATGGAGATGAATGACATAATCCAAATATCATCATTTCAATTCATTATTAACTTCAAAGTAATTTATAATGACGCATAACGAATTTTTAAGGGTTGGTACGAAGGCAATATGATGAAAGTAGTTAAGATGGGAGAATGAAATAGAAATGTTCTTGTTACACCAAATaggataatttataaattattcacaCTCTTCAACCACGATGTATTCTTTtacaaataacaaaattgtGAAAGTGGTGCTACAGATTTAAAATCAGAACAATCTGAATATTGATGTCG from Cicer arietinum cultivar CDC Frontier isolate Library 1 chromosome 5, Cicar.CDCFrontier_v2.0, whole genome shotgun sequence carries:
- the LOC101491047 gene encoding protein ALTERED PHOSPHATE STARVATION RESPONSE 1, with product MGCNTSKLDRLPAVALCRDRCKFMDEALVQSYTLADAHVAHMDSLRTLGPALIFFFQHYPGEENSPNSEITHPLSKSAPPRSLSSSESSDSDAKVLHSESETDDDAEKESQLFSHNYRRYDYLHHDTVLSSVPDNVTFMTYVKPIYDSYSPTPVNAGNFSDLKPPSPPPPSTSAWDFLNFFEPYEKFQVRYSSDGYIDTVGKENGNVNGHVTPKSESVGVDEPLKSNGGESKLSEEENEEVKNKEDDLKESSISEKKVTESEECSDSVQVKSDKDFTEAVKEIQILFERASNSGSEILEMLDVGKLRYHPKIDLNPVSCKIMHVLSPLNPLTVICVESPLGRKTGFEGEGVYDDKCLGYANLCSTLSKLCLWEKKLYHEVKAEEKLRILHQKKCKELKRMNKKEADAQKIDSVQAFIGILVTKMKISIQVVDKISNTISKLMEEELWPQIKTFILMFLGMWKDMQECYRRQYQEIVEIKALDASSFHTKPCHANIDAAIRLKSELQKWILSFLDWIEAQKSQVKALNCWLVRCLMYDEPEEISDDSAPFSPDKIDAPPVFVICNKWSKALDNISEKNVIEAVSGFIYIVNELLEKNILELQQKSTLDEELERKVKTLVKQEQKMHKMVQARGRKMTPIAKTQLREETDALQNDDIVDSISLQSGLKQILFAMEKFTATTASLYEELCQQIKQDGESNKNN
- the LOC101491362 gene encoding ATP-dependent zinc metalloprotease FTSH, chloroplastic; its protein translation is MSFSTTSLLSTNFLGRRNMVLVSPPTPKTTKPSISLPIFFKTRFSNSQKSINDNNSEPLKSAAVSALILSSMTLNITPVALAADNITPPPPPVLEAQPNKLNPSNSSSPFSQNISLTAPKPQSSSDLPDGNQWRYSEFLNAVKKGKVERVRFSKDGSVLQLTAVDGRRANVIVPNDPDLIDILAMNGVDISVSEGESGNGLFNFVGSLLLPFLAFAGLFLIFRRAQGGPGGPGGLGGPMDFGRSKSKFQEVPETGVTFADVAGADQAKLELQEVVDFLKNPDKYTALGAKIPKGCLLVGPPGTGKTLLARAVAGEAGTPFFSCAASEFVELFVGVGASRVRDLFEKAKSKAPCIVFIDEIDAVGRQRGAGLGGGNDEREQTINQLLTEMDGFSGNSGVIVLAATNRPDVLDSALLRPGRFDRQVTVDRPDVAGRVKILQVHSRGKALAKDVDFDKIARRTPGFTGADLQNLMNEAAILAARRDLKEISKDEISDALERIIAGPEKKNAVVSDEKKKLVAYHEAGHALVGALMPEYDPVAKISIIPRGQAGGLTFFAPSEERLESGLYSRSYLENQMAVALGGRVAEEVIFGQDNVTTGASNDFMQVSRVARQMVERFGFSKKIGQVAIGGPGGNPFLGQQMATQKDYSMATADVVDAEVRELVEKAYSRATQIINTHIDILHKLAQLLIEKETVDGEEFMSLFIDGKAELFVA